In a single window of the Olivibacter sp. SDN3 genome:
- a CDS encoding aldose epimerase family protein, translating to MNHNQLPQLVDFKKEVKNKKTVLIILENDRGMKVAFSNYGARIVSILVPDKYGKPVDVVLGFSTIEDYLGADEVYHGATIGRFANRIKQGKFKINEVSYTIGPNNGPNALHGGKAGFHQQIWDRRVNNPNEVTFYYTSPDNEEGFPGTLTVSVCYTLTDNNELQITYRASSDKDTIINLTNHAYFNLKGEGKGDILDHVVEINADAFVPINEQQIPLGELSPIKNSPFDFSSAKAISTDIDKTDTQLLNGGQGYDHCFVLNKGLSNGKKVVASAYADRSGVKLEILTTEPGLQFYTGNALSGKDLGKSGNTYDRHSAFCFETQHFPDSPNQKTFPDTYLKAGTIFHSQTTYRFSVIK from the coding sequence ATGAATCATAATCAACTTCCGCAGCTCGTTGATTTTAAAAAGGAAGTTAAAAATAAAAAAACAGTTCTGATCATTCTAGAGAATGATAGGGGAATGAAGGTCGCATTTAGCAATTACGGTGCAAGAATCGTGAGTATTTTGGTGCCCGACAAGTATGGCAAACCGGTAGATGTTGTGTTAGGATTCTCTACCATTGAAGACTATCTTGGTGCAGACGAAGTATATCATGGGGCGACTATCGGCAGATTTGCCAACCGAATAAAACAGGGGAAATTTAAAATAAACGAAGTTTCCTACACTATCGGCCCCAACAATGGTCCTAATGCGCTACATGGAGGAAAGGCCGGTTTTCATCAACAAATCTGGGACAGACGAGTGAACAATCCGAACGAAGTGACTTTTTACTACACGTCACCCGATAACGAAGAAGGTTTTCCTGGCACCTTAACCGTTTCCGTTTGTTACACATTAACAGATAACAACGAGTTGCAAATAACATATCGGGCTTCCTCAGATAAAGACACAATAATCAACTTAACTAATCACGCCTATTTTAATCTAAAGGGAGAGGGAAAAGGAGACATTCTTGATCATGTTGTAGAAATTAATGCCGATGCTTTTGTTCCCATTAACGAGCAGCAAATCCCCTTGGGCGAGCTCAGTCCTATTAAAAATTCGCCTTTCGATTTCTCTTCCGCCAAGGCAATCTCTACAGATATTGATAAAACAGACACCCAATTGCTTAACGGTGGACAAGGTTATGACCATTGCTTTGTTTTAAATAAAGGTCTTAGCAACGGTAAAAAAGTGGTTGCTTCCGCCTATGCAGACCGTAGCGGCGTAAAGCTCGAGATATTAACAACCGAGCCCGGCTTACAATTCTATACGGGAAATGCATTATCGGGTAAAGATCTAGGCAAAAGCGGAAACACCTACGATCGGCACAGTGCATTTTGTTTTGAGACACAACATTTTCCCGATTCACCGAACCAAAAAACTTTCCCTGACACATATTTAAAAGCCGGCACCATTTTTCATTCTCAAACGACCTACCGTTTTTCGGTAATAAAATAG
- the galK gene encoding galactokinase: MSRPSDLKQSFINIFGKDPIIARSPGRVNLIGEHTDYNDGLVLPAAINKNVYVAIAKNNLRKIRLHALDLADSFETSVDAIAKTEKLWPDYILGVVEQLQLNNYKIGEGFDLAFTGDIPQGAGLSSSAALECASTFALSTLYGLDLQKLDIALLSQAAENQFVGVNCGLMDQFASVFGKKQHLIKLDCADYSYEYIPFHSTDLKILLLDTQVKHSLASSAYNDRRKECEEGVRLICKHYPIKSLREATEEQLLTYVKPINPIVYNRCSYVVSEINRVISACEDLKRNDVRSFGQRMFDTHDGLQYLYEVSCPELDLLVDLAKENPNILGARMMGGGFGGCTINLVNAEKAEEVAATLTKIYEEKTGNKIPYYIAEINTGTSLL, translated from the coding sequence ATGAGTAGACCCTCAGACCTTAAGCAGTCCTTTATTAATATATTTGGAAAAGACCCTATAATCGCCCGATCACCCGGAAGAGTTAACTTAATTGGCGAGCACACGGATTATAACGATGGGCTAGTATTGCCCGCCGCAATTAACAAGAATGTTTATGTTGCAATCGCTAAAAATAACCTCCGCAAAATTAGGCTGCACGCTCTTGATCTAGCGGATTCCTTCGAAACATCTGTAGACGCCATCGCAAAAACGGAAAAACTTTGGCCAGACTATATTTTAGGTGTCGTTGAGCAGTTGCAGTTGAACAATTATAAAATAGGAGAGGGCTTTGACCTGGCCTTTACCGGTGATATTCCACAGGGAGCAGGCCTGTCTTCTTCTGCCGCCCTGGAATGTGCCTCTACCTTTGCCTTAAGTACCTTATACGGGCTTGATCTTCAAAAATTAGACATTGCGCTCCTGTCTCAAGCAGCAGAAAATCAATTTGTTGGTGTTAATTGCGGCTTAATGGATCAATTTGCAAGCGTTTTTGGCAAAAAACAACATCTAATTAAATTAGACTGCGCAGATTATTCTTATGAATACATCCCTTTCCATTCGACCGATTTAAAGATTTTACTGCTTGATACACAGGTTAAACATTCGCTAGCGTCATCAGCTTATAATGACCGTAGAAAAGAATGTGAAGAAGGGGTACGCCTTATCTGTAAACACTATCCCATAAAGAGCTTACGTGAAGCAACAGAAGAGCAGCTACTTACCTATGTAAAACCTATAAATCCTATTGTTTACAATAGATGCAGTTACGTGGTCTCAGAGATAAACCGTGTGATATCAGCCTGTGAAGACTTAAAACGTAACGATGTTAGATCATTTGGACAACGAATGTTTGACACACACGACGGCTTACAATATCTATATGAAGTAAGCTGTCCTGAACTTGATTTGCTGGTTGATCTCGCCAAAGAAAACCCGAATATTTTAGGCGCCCGTATGATGGGTGGGGGCTTTGGGGGCTGTACCATAAACTTAGTAAACGCAGAAAAAGCCGAAGAAGTAGCAGCAACCCTTACAAAAATTTACGAAGAAAAAACAGGCAATAAAATACCTTACTATATTGCTGAAATTAACACGGGAACTAGCCTGTTATAA
- a CDS encoding PadR family transcriptional regulator codes for MIVENTQTQMRKGILEYCILSIISRGEIYASDIISELKAARLLVVEGTLYPLLTRLKNNELLSYIWKESSAGPPRKYYQITPAGKEVLRALDQTWNELVFAVKTSTAPKEEDKNVNL; via the coding sequence ATGATAGTAGAAAATACGCAAACCCAGATGAGGAAGGGAATACTTGAATACTGTATTCTGTCCATAATTTCCCGCGGGGAAATTTATGCTTCGGATATCATCAGTGAGTTAAAGGCCGCTCGACTGCTGGTGGTGGAGGGTACTTTATATCCTCTGCTAACCAGGCTTAAAAACAACGAGCTGCTTAGTTATATCTGGAAGGAATCTAGTGCGGGGCCTCCTAGAAAATATTATCAAATAACTCCTGCGGGAAAGGAAGTTCTCCGAGCGTTGGATCAAACCTGGAACGAACTGGTATTTGCTGTTAAAACATCAACGGCTCCAAAGGAAGAAGATAAAAATGTAAACCTTTAA
- a CDS encoding PspC domain-containing protein, with product MNKTIIININGIVFHIEEDAYEVLRSYMIDVKRHFAYTEDSKEIVSDIENRIAEMFNERVVSGKKEVITMQDVDEVCAQMGKVSDFDPSIEDSTYGQEQGSFYNATYNGTRKLFRDADDKVFGGVCAGLGHYLDIEALWVRLAMVLLFVFAGTGLLIYVILWIVVPQAKTRADRMAMKGEAPNLQNFKRNFDEEMEGLRGNFTTAGERIKPGLNKVGEALENLINGLGKVFVVFLKVVGALVIFSLCFALLGLLIGLVLTIPGWKNDGIGLYGADFPLYIIPEEYKTVVIVALFFCIAIPLFGLILLAIRILFNRSVVGRYVSFSLLLVWLIAVGTVSYHGLKTAEDFAEDATLVQELVLTKQERYYIDVDDVNMIKKIDSGNHSMDSIGQIIRFNQRRGKFKKNHSVNINILKSEKNEEAKLIKEFRASGRNFDVAARRAEKIIYGVHQQNQQLVFDSHSIIPNGELIRDQRVNVKMIIPVGTRLFISEESDRYIRNIPAWQCRGKYPEGQRDNNTEWVMTEYGLKCVAEEVVEPKADHCLLKANN from the coding sequence ATGAACAAAACTATAATTATCAATATAAACGGCATCGTTTTCCACATTGAAGAAGATGCATATGAGGTTTTACGATCATATATGATCGATGTAAAAAGACACTTTGCATATACAGAAGATAGCAAAGAAATTGTGAGTGATATTGAGAACAGGATAGCAGAAATGTTTAACGAGCGCGTGGTTTCGGGGAAGAAGGAAGTAATTACCATGCAAGATGTGGATGAAGTATGTGCTCAGATGGGAAAGGTTAGTGATTTCGACCCGAGTATAGAAGACAGCACCTATGGACAAGAGCAGGGCTCTTTTTACAATGCTACATATAACGGTACACGAAAACTATTTCGAGATGCAGATGATAAAGTTTTTGGAGGCGTTTGTGCTGGGCTCGGTCATTACTTAGATATTGAGGCGCTATGGGTGCGCCTGGCTATGGTGTTATTGTTTGTATTTGCCGGAACAGGGCTCCTTATTTATGTTATTCTTTGGATAGTAGTTCCTCAAGCAAAAACACGGGCCGATAGAATGGCAATGAAAGGCGAAGCGCCCAATCTACAGAATTTCAAGAGGAATTTCGATGAGGAAATGGAGGGCCTTCGTGGAAATTTTACTACGGCCGGGGAAAGAATTAAGCCCGGCCTAAACAAGGTGGGAGAAGCTTTGGAAAACCTGATAAACGGCTTAGGTAAAGTATTTGTTGTTTTTCTAAAAGTGGTTGGAGCGTTAGTGATTTTTAGTTTGTGTTTTGCTTTACTAGGGCTATTGATAGGGTTGGTCTTAACAATTCCCGGATGGAAAAATGATGGTATAGGGTTGTATGGCGCGGATTTTCCACTGTATATTATTCCGGAAGAGTATAAAACAGTGGTGATAGTTGCTTTATTTTTTTGTATAGCAATTCCTCTTTTTGGGTTGATCTTATTAGCGATTCGTATTCTGTTCAATAGAAGTGTTGTTGGGCGTTATGTATCATTTAGCTTGTTGTTGGTATGGCTAATTGCTGTTGGGACAGTGTCTTACCACGGCTTAAAAACAGCGGAGGATTTTGCCGAAGATGCAACTCTTGTTCAAGAATTAGTACTAACGAAACAAGAACGGTATTATATCGATGTAGATGACGTAAACATGATAAAAAAAATAGACAGTGGTAACCATTCCATGGATTCTATTGGCCAAATCATTCGGTTTAATCAAAGACGGGGCAAATTCAAGAAAAATCATTCGGTTAATATCAATATCTTAAAATCGGAAAAAAACGAGGAGGCTAAATTGATTAAAGAGTTCAGGGCAAGCGGTCGTAACTTTGATGTTGCAGCGAGGCGAGCGGAGAAAATAATATACGGAGTGCATCAACAAAACCAGCAGCTGGTGTTTGATAGCCATTCTATTATCCCGAACGGAGAACTAATACGTGATCAACGGGTAAATGTTAAAATGATCATACCTGTTGGAACGCGGCTTTTTATTAGCGAAGAGTCTGATCGTTATATTAGAAATATACCGGCATGGCAGTGTAGGGGAAAATATCCGGAGGGACAACGAGATAATAATACCGAGTGGGTGATGACGGAATATGGTTTGAAATGTGTTGCTGAAGAGGTTGTTGAACCAAAAGCGGATCATTGCCTGTTGAAAGCGAATAATTAA
- the murF gene encoding UDP-N-acetylmuramoyl-tripeptide--D-alanyl-D-alanine ligase yields the protein MTIPELYSYFLENYKVSTDTRKIIPQSIFFALKGANFDGNQFAEQALKSGAAHAVIDNPKYQKDERFFLVENVLKTLQDLARYHRARLNIPIIGVTGTNGKTTTKELLYAVLKRKFNVYATKGNLNNHIGVPLSILDITPDIEIAIIEMGANHIKEIEFLCEIAQPAYGMITNVGKAHLEGFGSFEGVKAAKGELYDWLEKTQGTLILQADNANLVSMANTRKFKSVITYGFSDAHDVTGKLVSGSPKLVMSWSEKNDERAHLVETNLTGAYNMENILGTIATALCFELTPKLINTGLAAYVPTNKRSQIIKTANNTVICDYYNANASSMSAALENLKSLDAKKKSIVLGDMFELGKEASSEHKKIIEQAIAMELDKRIFVGTEFYRHHSSYIGDAIFYNTIEEAIDALQKEPVNQSFILLKASRGMAFEKLLIYL from the coding sequence ATGACTATTCCCGAACTTTATAGTTATTTCCTTGAAAATTATAAGGTATCAACTGATACAAGAAAAATAATTCCGCAATCAATTTTTTTTGCTCTTAAAGGAGCTAACTTTGATGGAAATCAATTTGCCGAACAAGCTCTGAAAAGTGGAGCCGCCCATGCAGTTATAGATAATCCAAAATACCAAAAGGACGAGCGTTTTTTCCTTGTGGAGAATGTGCTTAAAACACTCCAAGACTTGGCAAGGTACCACAGAGCCAGGTTGAATATTCCCATTATAGGAGTCACCGGCACAAACGGTAAAACCACTACAAAGGAGCTGTTGTATGCGGTACTTAAAAGAAAGTTTAATGTATATGCTACAAAGGGTAATTTGAATAACCATATCGGTGTTCCTCTAAGCATTCTTGATATTACTCCAGATATAGAAATTGCCATCATAGAGATGGGAGCTAATCATATCAAGGAAATTGAGTTTCTCTGTGAAATTGCCCAACCAGCATATGGTATGATAACCAATGTTGGTAAAGCCCATTTAGAAGGGTTCGGGAGTTTCGAAGGCGTAAAGGCAGCGAAAGGCGAATTGTACGATTGGTTGGAAAAGACCCAAGGAACACTTATTCTACAAGCGGATAACGCAAATTTGGTTTCGATGGCTAACACTAGAAAATTTAAGTCTGTTATAACATATGGTTTTAGTGATGCCCATGACGTAACAGGAAAGCTCGTTTCGGGAAGCCCCAAGCTTGTCATGAGCTGGTCGGAAAAAAATGATGAGCGAGCGCACCTTGTCGAGACAAACTTAACCGGGGCCTATAATATGGAAAACATATTAGGAACAATCGCTACAGCCTTGTGTTTCGAGCTAACACCAAAGCTAATCAATACCGGATTGGCGGCATATGTGCCAACCAATAAGCGGTCACAGATCATAAAAACAGCAAATAACACTGTAATTTGCGATTATTATAATGCAAATGCTAGTAGCATGTCTGCCGCACTGGAGAATTTAAAAAGTTTAGACGCAAAGAAAAAAAGTATTGTTTTAGGTGATATGTTTGAGCTTGGAAAAGAAGCCTCTTCTGAACACAAAAAAATTATTGAGCAAGCGATAGCAATGGAATTAGATAAGCGTATTTTTGTCGGCACAGAGTTCTACCGCCATCACTCATCATATATAGGCGATGCCATATTTTATAATACAATAGAAGAGGCGATTGACGCTTTACAGAAAGAGCCGGTAAACCAATCGTTCATTTTACTGAAAGCGTCGAGGGGAATGGCCTTTGAAAAGCTGTTGATATATCTTTAA
- a CDS encoding DUF4407 domain-containing protein, which yields MPTLLESPTEQSKYLGIGATIFFTGVFAGTAAGYASYFVFSGNPYAIIVALLFGIIWGLAIFNMDRYIVLSINKNKTPLKQLLQAAPRILLAVIIGIVIARPLEIKIFDKEIKEQLKSNYLQDQQLKVETLARSFEGRYQSEIESVDELKIRRDSLQQALKGVRQQLNFEIFGNKTDETSGIIGYGSYAKRKENELKESELFYDSVLAEIALKEQFLSGQRIKEGLFDEKLIAGRSLDSAVNLAGFADRNAALEQLKYEINGTRKASNYWAITFITGLFIFFECLPVLVKLMATKGPYDVLINNMDETVIYRSDMEKKIQQVVSDRMVEKRIETEVFYQTEQLKV from the coding sequence ATGCCTACGTTATTAGAAAGTCCTACGGAGCAAAGCAAATATCTGGGTATTGGCGCTACCATATTTTTTACTGGTGTTTTCGCAGGAACTGCCGCTGGTTATGCGTCTTATTTTGTATTTAGCGGAAATCCCTATGCGATAATAGTTGCGCTGCTCTTTGGAATAATTTGGGGTTTGGCGATTTTTAATATGGACCGTTACATTGTGCTGTCAATCAATAAAAACAAGACTCCCTTAAAGCAACTATTGCAGGCTGCTCCTCGGATCCTGTTGGCCGTTATTATTGGGATAGTTATCGCTAGACCTCTTGAGATCAAAATATTTGATAAGGAGATAAAAGAGCAATTGAAGTCGAATTATCTACAGGACCAGCAATTGAAGGTTGAAACATTGGCGCGCTCCTTTGAAGGTCGATATCAATCGGAAATAGAAAGTGTTGACGAATTAAAAATACGGCGGGATTCTCTACAGCAGGCCTTAAAAGGTGTTAGGCAACAACTAAATTTTGAGATTTTTGGAAATAAAACGGATGAAACTTCTGGGATTATTGGTTACGGATCCTATGCAAAAAGAAAAGAAAATGAACTAAAAGAAAGTGAGCTTTTTTATGATAGCGTGTTGGCTGAAATAGCCTTAAAAGAGCAGTTTTTAAGCGGCCAACGAATAAAGGAGGGACTTTTTGATGAAAAATTGATAGCGGGTAGAAGCTTGGATAGTGCGGTTAATTTGGCTGGATTTGCAGACCGCAACGCTGCTCTTGAACAGTTAAAATATGAGATAAATGGAACTCGCAAAGCGTCTAATTACTGGGCGATAACCTTTATCACCGGCTTATTTATCTTTTTTGAATGTCTACCTGTCTTAGTAAAGTTGATGGCAACTAAAGGTCCATATGATGTGTTAATAAATAATATGGATGAAACGGTTATATATAGGTCTGATATGGAGAAGAAAATACAGCAGGTGGTTTCAGACCGTATGGTTGAAAAGAGAATTGAAACGGAAGTGTTTTATCAGACAGAACAGTTAAAGGTGTGA
- the pyk gene encoding pyruvate kinase has translation MKKVHKRTKIVATLGPASSPKDTLSSLIEKGVDVCRLNFSHGSQEDHLKVINTIKEINQENHLNIGILADLQGPKIRIGKMKEGGAILLNGKRLRITTKELIGNEEEIYITYQEFPKDVAEGEIILLDDGKIQLRVISTNGLDTVICEVVHGGVLTSRKGVNLPNTKVSIPSLTEEDLDNLNFVLNYDVEWIGMSFVRTAEDIVQCKKIIAEKGKSARVIAKIEKPEAIENIDSIIAATDGVMVARGDLGVEIPMEQVPLLQKMIVQKCRDASKPVIIATQMLESMITTPRPTRAEVNDVANSVLDGADAVMLSGETSVGEFPEIVIETMTKIIKNVEGTAYPYFAARKTSQNPSTSIPDSICASSVYLTQQVKAKAIVAMTSSGYTAFEISSHRPDSDIHIFTGNKALLNTLSLLWGVKGFYYDGEESTDSSIADVNTRLVEEGLISRGELVVNTASIPISEKGRTNMIKVTEIK, from the coding sequence ATGAAAAAAGTTCATAAGAGAACTAAAATCGTAGCCACGCTTGGGCCGGCTTCCTCTCCAAAGGATACTTTAAGCAGTTTAATTGAAAAAGGTGTAGATGTATGCCGGTTAAATTTTTCTCATGGAAGCCAGGAAGACCATCTTAAAGTTATCAACACCATTAAAGAGATCAATCAGGAAAACCATTTAAACATTGGTATACTTGCCGATTTACAAGGGCCGAAGATCCGTATTGGTAAAATGAAAGAGGGTGGGGCCATATTGTTAAATGGCAAAAGGCTTCGTATTACCACCAAAGAGTTAATAGGAAATGAAGAAGAAATATACATAACTTATCAAGAGTTTCCAAAAGATGTTGCAGAAGGCGAAATAATTCTACTTGACGACGGTAAGATACAACTAAGGGTAATAAGCACCAACGGCCTGGATACTGTAATTTGTGAGGTAGTGCATGGAGGGGTCCTTACTTCAAGAAAGGGCGTAAATCTTCCTAATACTAAGGTGTCGATTCCCAGCTTAACAGAGGAAGATCTTGATAATTTGAACTTCGTATTAAACTATGACGTTGAATGGATAGGAATGTCTTTCGTAAGAACCGCTGAAGATATCGTGCAATGCAAAAAAATCATTGCTGAGAAAGGAAAATCTGCACGCGTTATTGCTAAAATAGAAAAACCCGAAGCCATAGAAAATATCGATAGTATTATCGCTGCTACCGATGGTGTAATGGTTGCTCGTGGAGACCTTGGTGTGGAAATACCAATGGAACAAGTGCCTCTTTTACAGAAAATGATTGTACAAAAGTGTCGTGATGCATCGAAGCCTGTTATTATTGCAACACAGATGCTTGAAAGCATGATCACTACGCCCAGACCAACGAGAGCAGAGGTGAATGACGTAGCAAATTCCGTACTAGATGGTGCTGATGCTGTCATGTTAAGTGGTGAAACATCCGTTGGCGAATTTCCAGAAATTGTTATCGAAACAATGACTAAAATAATTAAAAATGTTGAAGGAACCGCCTATCCTTATTTTGCAGCACGTAAAACTAGCCAGAACCCTTCTACCTCTATTCCTGACTCCATTTGTGCATCTTCTGTGTATTTAACACAGCAAGTAAAAGCAAAAGCTATTGTAGCAATGACCTCTTCAGGATATACCGCTTTTGAAATTTCGAGTCATCGTCCTGATTCTGATATCCATATTTTTACTGGAAATAAAGCCTTATTAAATACTCTGAGCCTGCTTTGGGGAGTCAAGGGGTTTTATTATGACGGAGAAGAAAGCACCGATTCGTCGATCGCAGATGTCAATACACGTTTAGTGGAAGAAGGTCTCATCTCGAGAGGGGAGCTTGTAGTAAATACCGCATCAATTCCGATAAGCGAAAAGGGAAGAACAAACATGATAAAGGTTACCGAAATAAAGTAA
- a CDS encoding IPExxxVDY family protein, producing the protein MNKLTLKYELDIDFNLVAITSPLKDYRLCYFINKKTGLDLYKIEDHEVMLDSHTTLYFGRYTFEDEQNDISYFLINNKGIEGGVLIPETKATDYFLLIKNAIDDELLEWQITQINSLKEVVVATEIDPNKLKSRENLVF; encoded by the coding sequence TTGAATAAATTAACATTAAAATACGAACTCGACATCGATTTTAACCTGGTAGCGATAACCAGTCCACTGAAGGATTACAGGCTCTGTTACTTCATTAATAAGAAAACAGGCTTGGACTTATACAAAATAGAAGATCATGAGGTGATGCTCGATAGTCATACCACACTATACTTTGGCAGATACACCTTTGAGGATGAACAAAATGATATCTCTTACTTTTTAATTAACAATAAAGGAATAGAGGGAGGGGTCTTAATTCCAGAGACGAAGGCTACTGATTATTTTCTACTTATTAAAAACGCTATTGATGATGAGCTACTCGAATGGCAAATAACACAAATAAACAGCCTTAAAGAAGTCGTTGTGGCAACCGAAATAGATCCCAATAAATTGAAATCTAGAGAAAATTTAGTATTTTAG
- a CDS encoding acyl carrier protein: protein MSDIASRVKAIIVEKLGVDENEVTPEASFTNDLGADSLDTVELIMEFEKEFNVAIPDDQAETISTVGQAVAYLEKNVN from the coding sequence ATGTCTGATATCGCTTCAAGAGTTAAAGCAATTATCGTTGAGAAATTAGGTGTTGACGAAAATGAAGTTACGCCAGAGGCTTCATTCACCAATGATTTAGGTGCTGATTCATTAGACACCGTAGAGTTGATCATGGAGTTTGAAAAGGAATTCAACGTAGCTATCCCTGACGACCAAGCTGAAACCATCAGCACTGTTGGACAAGCTGTAGCTTATTTGGAAAAAAACGTTAACTAA
- the fabF gene encoding beta-ketoacyl-ACP synthase II, whose translation MELKRVVVTGLGALTPIGNTVSEYWEGLINGVSGAAPITHFDAEKFKTRFACEVKNFDPTSFMDRKDARKLDPFVHYALASTDEAVRDAGLAFDKLDTNRIGVIWGSGIGGLKTFLDEVSNFAKGDGTPRYNPFFIPKMILDICPGHISMKYGLHGLNFSTVSACASSTHALIDSLNYIRTGYADVIISGGSEAIINEAGIGGFNAMHALSTRNDDPSTASRPFDNDRDGFVAGEGSGTIILESLEHARARGAKIYAELIGGGMSADAHHITASHPEGLGARLAMTNAIKDAHITNNDIDYINVHGTSTPVGDISESKAILDHFGSHAYELNISSTKSMTGHLLGAAGAVESIASILSIKNGIVPPTINHFTDDPNLDSKLNFTFNKPQTRTVNHALSNTFGFGGHNASVIFKKFEE comes from the coding sequence ATGGAGCTTAAAAGAGTAGTAGTAACAGGATTAGGTGCGCTTACTCCTATTGGTAATACCGTTTCTGAATATTGGGAAGGGTTAATCAACGGGGTAAGCGGAGCTGCTCCTATTACGCATTTTGACGCAGAGAAATTTAAAACAAGGTTTGCGTGTGAGGTAAAGAATTTTGATCCAACAAGCTTTATGGATCGCAAAGATGCACGTAAATTAGATCCATTTGTTCATTATGCTCTTGCTTCTACTGATGAAGCTGTTAGGGATGCAGGGCTAGCATTTGACAAACTCGATACTAATCGCATAGGCGTTATATGGGGGTCAGGAATAGGGGGGTTGAAAACTTTTCTAGATGAAGTAAGTAACTTTGCCAAAGGTGATGGTACACCAAGATATAACCCGTTTTTTATACCAAAAATGATCTTAGATATATGTCCTGGGCATATATCGATGAAATATGGCTTACATGGACTTAACTTTTCTACTGTATCGGCTTGTGCTTCTTCAACTCATGCTTTAATAGACTCATTAAATTATATCCGAACAGGATACGCAGATGTGATCATAAGCGGAGGCTCTGAGGCCATTATCAACGAAGCCGGTATAGGGGGGTTTAATGCTATGCATGCGCTATCTACCCGTAATGATGACCCGTCGACAGCTTCTCGTCCTTTTGATAATGACAGAGATGGTTTTGTGGCTGGAGAAGGTTCTGGCACTATTATTTTGGAAAGTTTAGAGCATGCAAGAGCTCGTGGCGCGAAAATTTATGCTGAGCTTATTGGTGGTGGCATGAGCGCCGATGCGCATCATATTACTGCATCCCATCCCGAAGGATTGGGCGCAAGGTTGGCCATGACCAATGCTATCAAAGACGCTCATATTACAAATAATGATATTGATTACATAAATGTTCATGGCACCTCAACACCTGTTGGAGATATAAGTGAATCAAAAGCTATATTGGACCATTTTGGATCACATGCTTATGAATTGAACATTAGCTCTACGAAATCCATGACAGGTCATTTGTTGGGGGCTGCAGGGGCGGTAGAATCTATCGCATCTATACTATCCATTAAAAATGGAATAGTGCCACCGACCATTAATCATTTTACAGATGATCCTAACTTAGACAGTAAGCTTAACTTCACTTTTAACAAACCACAAACGAGAACGGTTAATCATGCATTAAGCAATACGTTTGGTTTTGGAGGGCACAATGCTTCTGTAATATTCAAAAAATTCGAAGAGTAA
- the rnc gene encoding ribonuclease III, with translation MFVFSIYKLYLSSKRKYVRALKNLLGFIPGNLYLYQMAFRHKSVAIAVKKGAKNSNERLEFLGDAILGAVVAELLFKMYPYKDEGFLTEMRSKIVSRVNLNQLARKLGFDELIQYDAKMVNYPGKSSSLLGDAFEALIGAVYLDKGYLFTRNFLLNRIIKPHVDIHLLEQTETNFKSRLIEWCQSMGKEVSFEITNNAEGESAKLFTVDAVIAGEVKGTGRDYNKKNAEKLAAEKACEALGIV, from the coding sequence ATGTTTGTTTTTAGCATTTATAAGCTCTACCTGTCGTCCAAACGAAAATACGTTAGGGCGCTTAAAAACTTATTGGGCTTTATCCCTGGTAATCTTTACCTATACCAAATGGCCTTTCGGCATAAATCCGTTGCAATAGCAGTCAAAAAGGGGGCAAAAAACAGCAACGAACGCTTGGAGTTTTTAGGAGATGCAATTTTAGGAGCAGTAGTCGCTGAATTACTTTTTAAGATGTATCCTTATAAAGATGAGGGGTTTTTAACTGAGATGCGCTCTAAAATTGTGAGCAGAGTTAATTTAAATCAGTTGGCTAGAAAACTAGGTTTTGATGAACTGATTCAATACGATGCCAAAATGGTTAATTATCCAGGGAAATCCAGCTCATTGCTTGGAGACGCTTTTGAAGCCTTGATTGGAGCGGTGTATTTAGATAAGGGCTACCTTTTTACCCGTAATTTTTTACTCAATAGAATAATAAAACCACATGTAGATATTCATCTGTTGGAACAAACAGAGACGAATTTCAAAAGTCGTTTGATAGAATGGTGCCAATCAATGGGAAAGGAAGTTTCTTTTGAGATCACAAATAATGCAGAGGGGGAGAGCGCTAAGCTCTTTACCGTTGATGCAGTCATTGCTGGTGAAGTAAAGGGCACCGGAAGAGATTATAACAAGAAAAACGCAGAAAAGCTCGCCGCGGAAAAAGCCTGTGAAGCTTTAGGGATCGTATAG